In Iodobacter fluviatilis, one DNA window encodes the following:
- the secF gene encoding protein translocase subunit SecF — MEFFHVKRDIPFMSYGKLTTAISLATFVLAVVFLVMKGLNLGVEFTGGTVMELRYAQSVDLNQIREKVDGLKYGEAQVQSLGTTRDVMVRLPNIKTKTSAQLSNEVLNLLKTDRADVELRKVEFIGPSVGSELVSHGATAILLVCLGIIAYLAVRFEWRFAVSAVIANMHDVIIILGCFALFQWEFTLTVLAGILAVLGYSVNESVVVFDRIRENFRKPNLRGKTVPEVIDNAITATISRTIITHGSTECMVLSMLIFGGAALHGFAMALTIGIVFGIYSSVLVASPLLLMLGVTRENMIKPVRIKEEAVV, encoded by the coding sequence ATTGAATTTTTTCATGTAAAGCGTGATATTCCGTTTATGAGCTACGGTAAGCTCACAACGGCAATTTCGCTGGCAACCTTTGTTTTGGCGGTCGTGTTCCTCGTGATGAAAGGCCTGAATTTGGGCGTGGAATTTACGGGTGGCACGGTAATGGAGCTGCGCTACGCACAATCGGTAGACTTAAATCAGATTCGCGAAAAAGTGGACGGATTAAAGTATGGCGAAGCTCAGGTTCAGTCTTTGGGTACTACGCGCGATGTGATGGTGCGCCTGCCTAATATCAAAACTAAAACCAGTGCACAGTTATCTAATGAAGTGCTGAATTTACTTAAAACGGATCGCGCTGATGTTGAGCTGCGTAAAGTTGAGTTTATTGGCCCTTCAGTAGGCAGCGAGCTGGTTTCTCACGGTGCAACGGCGATTTTGCTGGTTTGTCTTGGCATTATTGCTTACCTAGCCGTTCGTTTTGAGTGGCGGTTTGCGGTATCGGCCGTGATCGCGAATATGCACGATGTGATCATTATTTTGGGCTGCTTCGCACTCTTTCAGTGGGAGTTCACCTTAACCGTGCTGGCGGGTATTCTGGCCGTGCTGGGCTATTCGGTGAATGAATCTGTGGTGGTGTTTGACCGGATTCGTGAGAACTTCCGCAAGCCTAATCTGCGCGGCAAAACAGTGCCGGAAGTGATTGATAATGCCATTACCGCAACGATCAGCCGTACGATCATTACCCACGGCTCTACCGAATGCATGGTTTTATCCATGCTGATTTTCGGTGGCGCGGCGTTGCATGGTTTTGCAATGGCGCTGACTATTGGTATTGTGTTTGGTATCTATTCATCGGTTCTCGTGGCATCCCCTCTTTTACTGATGCTGGGTGTTACTCGTGAAAACATGATTAAGCCCGTCAGAATTAAAGAAGAAGCGGTGGTTTAA
- the yajC gene encoding preprotein translocase subunit YajC — protein sequence MSFLPMIVIFVLFYFMLIRPQQKRAKEQQAMLAALAKGDEVVTSGGMVGRITKVNEQYVTLELADGVEILFQRSAVAARLEKGTIKNNK from the coding sequence ATGTCTTTTCTTCCAATGATCGTGATTTTTGTTTTGTTCTACTTTATGTTGATTCGTCCACAACAAAAACGCGCTAAAGAACAACAAGCCATGCTGGCTGCTCTGGCTAAAGGCGATGAAGTTGTAACCAGCGGCGGTATGGTTGGCCGTATCACCAAGGTGAATGAGCAGTATGTCACTCTTGAGTTAGCCGATGGCGTAGAAATCCTGTTCCAACGTTCTGCTGTTGCGGCTCGTTTGGAAAAAGGCACTATTAAAAATAACAAGTAA
- a CDS encoding DUF3025 domain-containing protein translates to MTSTWPLSFFDQQAPFAPLLKQIRQFKRFPNHADWDATDSLACNQQGLPIRFVAPEIISDYYEVEIAKNGCVATRADNWHDCFNALVWGVFPQSKAAITALHMRHFSPDGPRGAIRDAATLFDECGLILPYCDDALLQLLIDHQWHHLFHTHRTEWSVKINAICFGHANYENLLNPFLGLTGKCWPIKVSADFFEKEITEQCAWLDKKLAQFLDSEQLKKPRQLPPLPYLGIPHWWPAQDEVFYANTNYFRPPRKSITKK, encoded by the coding sequence ATGACTTCTACTTGGCCACTTTCATTTTTTGATCAGCAAGCGCCCTTCGCTCCCTTACTTAAGCAGATCAGGCAATTTAAACGCTTTCCCAATCACGCAGATTGGGATGCCACCGACTCGCTTGCCTGTAATCAGCAAGGATTGCCCATTCGCTTTGTAGCCCCTGAAATCATCAGTGATTATTACGAAGTAGAAATCGCCAAAAATGGCTGTGTGGCAACCCGTGCCGACAACTGGCATGATTGCTTTAATGCACTGGTCTGGGGCGTTTTCCCTCAAAGCAAAGCAGCCATTACCGCACTGCATATGAGGCATTTCAGCCCGGATGGCCCACGCGGCGCAATTCGCGATGCAGCCACTTTGTTTGACGAATGCGGGCTGATCCTGCCCTATTGCGACGATGCACTATTGCAGCTATTAATTGACCATCAGTGGCACCATTTATTTCACACGCACCGTACAGAATGGAGTGTAAAAATAAATGCAATTTGCTTTGGCCATGCCAATTATGAAAACCTGCTCAATCCTTTTTTAGGATTAACCGGAAAATGCTGGCCAATTAAAGTCAGTGCTGATTTTTTTGAAAAAGAAATCACAGAACAATGCGCATGGCTGGATAAAAAACTGGCACAATTTCTTGACAGTGAGCAATTAAAAAAACCCCGCCAGCTTCCCCCTCTCCCATATTTGGGAATCCCACACTGGTGGCCGGCGCAGGATGAAGTATTTTATGCAAATACAAACTATTTCAGGCCACCAAGAAAAAGTATTACAAAAAAATAG
- the tpx gene encoding thiol peroxidase, with protein MSAVTLGGNAIEIKGTFPKAGDKAQDFSLVAKDLSDATLATFAGKRKILNIFPSVDTGVCAASVRRFNETASSLENAVVLCISADLPFAQSRFCGAEGLENVISLSTMRGREFLSHYGVEIVSGPLAGVSARAVVVLDENNQVLHAELVSEIKEEPNYAAALAVL; from the coding sequence ATGTCTGCAGTGACTCTTGGCGGCAACGCCATCGAAATCAAAGGTACTTTCCCTAAAGCTGGCGATAAAGCTCAAGACTTTAGCCTAGTTGCAAAAGATTTGTCCGATGCCACACTGGCCACTTTTGCGGGCAAAAGAAAAATTTTGAATATTTTTCCTAGTGTCGATACTGGCGTGTGTGCAGCATCAGTCCGTCGTTTTAACGAAACGGCCTCAAGCTTAGAAAACGCCGTTGTCCTGTGCATTTCTGCTGATTTGCCCTTTGCGCAAAGCCGTTTCTGCGGTGCCGAAGGCCTAGAAAACGTGATCAGCTTATCGACCATGCGTGGCCGTGAATTCTTAAGCCACTACGGTGTTGAAATTGTCAGTGGCCCATTAGCGGGCGTATCTGCCCGTGCCGTTGTAGTGCTCGATGAAAACAATCAGGTATTGCATGCAGAATTAGTTTCTGAAATTAAAGAAGAACCCAATTACGCTGCTGCACTGGCTGTTTTATAA
- a CDS encoding PEP-CTERM sorting domain-containing protein: protein MISGRAGQTIIYNHINCPLKNRLCLKYKTQKTWHFSFMFTLHQSLHNCFNAGELPAMRSFLFASALLLSLSFGAQANTIDFDTGSADELVDSFYSGLRFSEARFAENFAKPGSSGALGIVSSQGYQWDANNPISVYFKYGISDFSIGVLDLGENGFTINAYDENKHLLGSETKYGTGTGEDFYDIVSVSYSDITSIEMFQVGSIFGDGIILDNMSYIPEPIPEPETYALMGLGLMTLLARRHYQLKK from the coding sequence ATGATCTCTGGCCGCGCCGGGCAAACAATTATTTATAACCATATTAATTGCCCGCTAAAAAACAGGCTTTGCCTGAAATATAAAACACAAAAGACCTGGCATTTCTCATTCATGTTTACTTTGCATCAATCCTTGCACAATTGTTTTAACGCCGGAGAATTGCCCGCAATGCGCTCATTTTTATTTGCCTCAGCCCTTCTGCTCTCACTTTCTTTTGGGGCACAAGCCAATACTATTGACTTTGATACGGGCAGCGCAGACGAACTTGTTGACTCATTTTATTCAGGGTTAAGATTCTCTGAGGCCCGCTTTGCAGAAAATTTCGCGAAACCGGGCTCTTCTGGTGCTCTGGGTATAGTTAGCAGTCAAGGTTATCAGTGGGATGCCAATAACCCAATCTCTGTCTATTTTAAATATGGAATATCCGATTTCAGCATTGGTGTTTTAGATTTGGGCGAAAATGGCTTTACCATCAACGCTTATGATGAAAACAAACATTTACTTGGCAGTGAAACCAAGTATGGCACGGGAACAGGAGAAGATTTTTACGATATAGTCTCTGTATCCTATTCGGATATCACAAGCATTGAGATGTTTCAAGTGGGCAGTATTTTTGGCGATGGCATTATTTTAGACAATATGAGCTATATACCTGAGCCGATTCCTGAGCCCGAAACCTATGCACTGATGGGGCTGGGCCTCATGACTTTGCTTGCCCGGCGCCATTATCAGCTTAAAAAATAA
- a CDS encoding DUF3426 domain-containing protein: MPDTPATEPVVDFAAMGLAVKSNSKPAEEPFAPTEFLIDAEPEPENKTEHLAEPDAHHSYRPIYTEVDETLLDVQPVRSRWQGVWIVACLILIFSFAAQLAYQQRTNISMEFPWMRPKLIAACQAIGCSMPLPENAEMLRSEWSELSYVPEFPNIIQLNATLRNLAQYEQALPMLEVTLTDDQEKIVLKKVFKPAEYLSSHDKNRLKFDAQDDLRAFLQIDLGELHSTAYSIYWFYP, from the coding sequence GTGCCAGACACACCTGCCACAGAGCCTGTGGTTGATTTTGCGGCGATGGGCTTAGCAGTGAAAAGTAATTCCAAGCCGGCCGAAGAGCCTTTTGCGCCCACGGAATTTCTCATCGACGCAGAGCCAGAGCCTGAAAATAAGACTGAACACTTGGCAGAACCAGATGCTCATCACAGCTACCGGCCGATCTACACCGAAGTAGATGAAACACTGCTTGATGTGCAGCCTGTACGATCGCGCTGGCAAGGCGTATGGATTGTAGCCTGCCTGATTCTGATTTTCAGCTTTGCGGCACAACTTGCTTACCAGCAGCGCACAAATATATCGATGGAATTCCCATGGATGCGCCCTAAGCTAATTGCGGCCTGCCAGGCTATAGGCTGCAGCATGCCCTTGCCTGAAAACGCAGAAATGCTGCGTTCCGAATGGTCTGAGCTTAGTTATGTGCCCGAGTTTCCAAACATCATTCAGCTTAATGCTACTTTGCGTAATCTTGCTCAGTACGAGCAGGCTTTGCCCATGCTTGAAGTAACTCTGACCGACGATCAGGAAAAAATCGTCCTTAAGAAAGTATTTAAGCCCGCCGAATACCTGAGCAGCCATGATAAAAACAGGCTGAAATTTGACGCGCAAGATGATTTACGGGCTTTCCTGCAAATCGATTTAGGCGAGTTGCATTCAACGGCTTACTCCATTTATTGGTTTTATCCCTAG
- the bioD gene encoding dethiobiotin synthase, giving the protein MSGQMYFVTGTDTDVGKTIATAQLLRAFVAGGQLAVGMKPVAAGCEWRNGQLWNSDVAAHAAASNIAAPAHLACPYLFEAPVSPHLAAKDAAQVLDLDLMVSAANALQALADVVLVEGAGGWFSPLSEDASMADLATRLQAPVILVVGMRLGCLNHAMLSAKAILAAGLPLAGWIANQPDSVMPRYAENVQYLQTHLPAPLLAEIAYSPQALDQALPAQSIAALACRAGAKHTINN; this is encoded by the coding sequence ATGAGCGGGCAAATGTATTTTGTGACCGGCACCGATACTGACGTCGGTAAAACCATCGCCACGGCCCAGCTTTTGCGTGCTTTTGTGGCGGGTGGCCAATTGGCAGTGGGCATGAAGCCGGTGGCGGCAGGCTGCGAGTGGCGCAATGGCCAGCTTTGGAATAGCGATGTGGCTGCGCATGCCGCAGCATCGAATATCGCAGCCCCCGCGCATCTGGCCTGCCCCTATTTGTTTGAAGCCCCTGTTTCGCCCCATTTGGCGGCTAAAGATGCTGCTCAGGTTTTAGATTTGGATTTGATGGTGAGCGCCGCAAATGCGCTGCAGGCGCTGGCGGATGTGGTGCTGGTAGAAGGCGCGGGCGGCTGGTTTTCGCCTTTATCAGAGGACGCATCCATGGCCGATTTAGCGACACGTTTACAAGCACCGGTGATTTTGGTGGTTGGTATGCGTTTGGGATGTTTAAATCACGCCATGCTGAGCGCTAAAGCTATTTTAGCTGCGGGTTTGCCATTAGCAGGGTGGATTGCTAATCAGCCTGATTCAGTGATGCCACGCTATGCCGAGAATGTGCAATATTTGCAAACGCATTTGCCTGCCCCTTTACTGGCTGAAATCGCTTATAGCCCGCAGGCCCTGGATCAGGCCTTACCTGCTCAATCAATAGCGGCACTTGCTTGTAGAGCGGGTGCAAAGCACACTATAAATAATTGA
- the secD gene encoding protein translocase subunit SecD, with protein MNRYPIWKYLLIILTVALAALYTLPNLFGESPAVQIASVRATVKVDAALQQNAEAILKSGGVKIEDALLDVNSVKFRFKDTDVQLKAKDLLQAKLGDDYSVALNLLSDTPSWLTRIGAKPMSLGLDLRGGVHFLLEVDMKAAVDKALEKTAGDVRRELKEKKIRYGRIVATRDSVEVQLRDEETTQAAAKALRQVLQQRQIDIRDNKIVISYSVAALQQLKNDAVKQNITTLHNRVNELGVAEPVIQQQGEGRIVVQLPGVQDTSKAKDILGRTATLEVRMVEDDQAKMSEALNGNVPAGFELLSERGNDGQNRPILLKKEVELTGDNINDAQAGFDDQNSAAVHINLDSTGAAIFKTLTKESIGKRMAMVLVEKGKGEVVTAPVIRSEIGGGRVQISGSMGVAEANDTALLLRAGSLAAPMNIVEERTIGPSLGKDNISKGFHSTLYGFLAIAVFMMVYYRVFGVVSAISLAGNLLFLLAMLSLLGVTLTLPGIAAIALTLGMAIDSNVLINERIREELRLGMTPQAAISNGYEHAFATILDSNVTTLIAGLALLIFGSGAVRGFAWVHCIGILTSMYSAVFVSRGIINLIYGGRRVSTLAV; from the coding sequence ATGAATCGCTACCCGATTTGGAAATACCTATTAATTATTCTGACCGTTGCTCTGGCCGCGCTCTACACCCTGCCTAATCTGTTTGGTGAAAGCCCTGCAGTCCAAATTGCCAGCGTTCGCGCTACGGTGAAGGTGGATGCTGCGCTACAGCAAAATGCTGAAGCTATTTTAAAGAGCGGCGGTGTCAAAATTGAAGATGCGCTTCTTGATGTCAATTCAGTGAAGTTTCGTTTTAAAGACACTGATGTTCAGCTTAAGGCCAAAGATCTGTTACAAGCCAAGCTGGGCGACGATTACAGCGTGGCTTTAAATCTTTTATCAGATACCCCATCTTGGCTGACTCGAATTGGCGCGAAGCCAATGTCGCTGGGCCTGGATTTGCGCGGTGGTGTGCACTTCCTGCTTGAAGTGGATATGAAAGCGGCCGTAGATAAGGCGCTGGAAAAAACCGCAGGCGATGTTCGTCGTGAATTAAAAGAAAAGAAAATTCGCTACGGCCGGATTGTTGCAACCCGCGATAGCGTTGAAGTGCAGCTGCGTGATGAGGAAACCACACAGGCCGCTGCCAAGGCCTTGCGTCAGGTTCTGCAACAGCGCCAGATTGATATTCGCGATAACAAAATTGTGATTTCTTATTCTGTTGCTGCATTGCAGCAGCTGAAAAACGATGCTGTAAAGCAAAACATCACCACCTTGCATAATCGTGTGAACGAGCTGGGGGTGGCCGAGCCCGTTATTCAGCAGCAGGGCGAAGGCCGTATCGTGGTGCAATTGCCAGGCGTGCAAGATACTTCAAAGGCAAAAGATATTCTGGGCCGTACTGCTACGCTGGAAGTGCGTATGGTGGAAGACGATCAGGCTAAAATGTCTGAAGCACTGAATGGCAATGTACCTGCCGGCTTTGAGCTATTGAGTGAGCGCGGCAATGATGGCCAGAATCGTCCTATCCTGCTGAAAAAAGAAGTTGAGCTGACTGGCGATAATATCAATGACGCACAAGCGGGCTTTGATGATCAGAACTCAGCAGCGGTGCATATCAACTTGGATTCAACCGGTGCTGCCATCTTTAAAACGCTGACTAAAGAAAGTATTGGTAAGCGTATGGCCATGGTGCTGGTTGAAAAAGGCAAGGGCGAAGTGGTGACTGCCCCTGTGATTCGCTCTGAAATTGGCGGTGGCCGGGTGCAGATTTCCGGCTCGATGGGTGTTGCAGAAGCCAACGATACTGCGCTGCTCTTACGCGCTGGCTCATTGGCAGCGCCTATGAATATCGTTGAAGAACGCACCATTGGCCCAAGCCTAGGTAAAGACAATATCAGCAAGGGTTTCCACTCAACTCTTTACGGTTTCCTTGCGATTGCCGTGTTTATGATGGTTTATTACCGTGTATTTGGTGTGGTATCGGCCATTTCACTGGCGGGGAATTTATTATTCTTGCTGGCGATGTTGTCTTTGCTGGGCGTGACTTTAACGCTGCCGGGTATTGCGGCGATTGCGCTTACCTTGGGCATGGCGATTGACTCGAATGTGTTGATTAATGAGCGGATTCGTGAAGAGCTGCGCCTAGGGATGACGCCTCAGGCTGCCATCAGCAATGGTTATGAACATGCTTTTGCTACGATTCTGGATTCTAACGTCACGACCCTGATTGCTGGCCTTGCCCTGCTGATTTTTGGTTCGGGTGCTGTACGTGGCTTTGCATGGGTACATTGCATCGGGATCTTAACGTCGATGTATAGTGCGGTGTTTGTTTCCCGCGGCATCATTAACCTCATTTATGGCGGCCGTCGTGTTTCGACGCTGGCTGTGTAA
- a CDS encoding bacteriohemerythrin: MAVFFEWSDELSVGIQEIDEQHKVLIDLLNELHDAIRLHHGSEASGHILGRLADYTRTHFTVEESLMRILGYPDYDAHKQHHEDLIKQMNDLQARLLGGEAITFELMHFLRNWLTHHIIEGDKRYTEHFLSRGAQASWHKKSWLERFWAK; the protein is encoded by the coding sequence ATGGCCGTCTTTTTTGAATGGAGTGATGAGCTGTCAGTAGGTATTCAGGAAATTGATGAGCAGCATAAAGTGCTGATTGATTTGCTGAATGAGTTGCACGATGCGATTCGTCTGCATCATGGCAGTGAGGCTTCAGGGCATATTCTGGGCAGGTTGGCAGATTACACGCGGACTCATTTTACTGTGGAAGAAAGCCTGATGCGTATTTTGGGGTATCCCGATTACGATGCACATAAGCAACATCATGAAGATTTAATAAAGCAAATGAATGATTTACAAGCGCGCTTACTGGGAGGGGAGGCGATTACTTTTGAGCTGATGCATTTCCTCAGAAACTGGCTGACTCATCACATTATTGAAGGCGATAAGCGCTATACCGAACATTTTTTATCCCGAGGTGCTCAAGCGAGCTGGCATAAAAAAAGTTGGTTGGAGCGTTTCTGGGCAAAGTAA
- a CDS encoding DedA family protein — protein sequence MEFNPVDVFLHLDVYLAQIIAQYGSWVYALLFAVIFVETGVVVMPFLPGDSLLFVAGMLAGGGHMNLYVLMGLLFTAAVLGDAVNYTIGRYFGHKLFANKDSKIFRQDYLQKTHAFYEKHGGKTIILARFVPIVRTFAPFVAGMAEMSYHRFLMFNFIGAAVWVVSLLYAGYFLGGIPFIAKNIGSIAIALVLIPAMPVVIEFFKMKFAKKEA from the coding sequence ATGGAATTCAATCCAGTTGATGTTTTTTTGCATTTAGATGTCTATCTGGCCCAGATTATTGCCCAATATGGCAGCTGGGTTTATGCACTATTATTTGCCGTTATTTTTGTAGAAACCGGTGTGGTGGTGATGCCTTTTCTGCCGGGTGATTCGCTCTTGTTTGTTGCAGGGATGCTGGCCGGTGGCGGGCATATGAATCTGTATGTGCTGATGGGCTTGTTATTTACTGCGGCGGTATTAGGGGATGCCGTGAATTACACTATCGGCCGTTATTTCGGGCATAAACTGTTTGCCAATAAAGATTCAAAAATATTTCGCCAGGATTACTTGCAAAAGACCCATGCTTTTTATGAAAAGCATGGTGGTAAAACAATCATTCTGGCGCGCTTTGTGCCGATTGTGCGTACCTTTGCACCCTTTGTGGCCGGTATGGCGGAAATGAGCTACCACCGTTTTTTAATGTTCAATTTTATTGGCGCAGCGGTTTGGGTGGTTTCCCTGCTTTACGCCGGTTATTTCTTGGGCGGTATTCCGTTTATTGCCAAAAATATCGGCTCTATTGCCATTGCCCTGGTTTTAATTCCGGCCATGCCGGTGGTGATTGAATTTTTTAAAATGAAATTTGCTAAAAAAGAAGCGTAA
- the tpx gene encoding thiol peroxidase: MATVYLNHTEINVGGQFPVVGEYAHSFLLVDSGMIDVPLSRFAGKPKIIAVIPSIDSEIGLIIARQLDRLSADWPDCVILVISVDTPYALSRVIEQERFRRVQLLCTLRGRDFHKDYGVMITDIPLSGFMATALIGLNAYDIVMYSELVSDLSFEPDYGAMAECLFPPVEEESEPIIDDAEQIAKLERYEPNS, encoded by the coding sequence ATGGCCACTGTTTACTTAAACCATACTGAAATTAATGTCGGGGGCCAGTTCCCAGTTGTTGGCGAATATGCTCACAGCTTTTTATTAGTTGATTCCGGCATGATCGATGTGCCGCTCTCACGCTTTGCTGGCAAACCTAAAATTATTGCCGTCATTCCAAGTATTGATAGCGAAATTGGCCTGATCATTGCCCGCCAGCTGGATCGTTTATCTGCAGACTGGCCAGACTGTGTCATCCTGGTGATTTCTGTTGATACGCCCTATGCCTTAAGCCGTGTGATAGAACAAGAACGCTTTCGCCGCGTTCAGCTACTGTGCACGCTGCGCGGCCGGGATTTTCACAAAGACTATGGGGTAATGATCACAGATATCCCACTCTCCGGCTTTATGGCAACAGCACTGATTGGCTTAAATGCTTACGATATTGTGATGTATAGCGAGCTAGTGTCTGATTTAAGCTTCGAGCCCGATTACGGTGCAATGGCAGAATGCTTATTCCCGCCTGTTGAAGAAGAATCAGAACCCATCATTGACGATGCAGAGCAAATTGCCAAGCTTGAGCGCTACGAACCCAACAGCTGA
- a CDS encoding SCO family protein — MFKALWCVLCLVFLTSCSKPQFQGSDISGSTLGGEFTLSDHSGKTRSLADFKDKIVVLFFGYTHCPDVCPTTMIELKNAMQQLGKKADQVQVLFVSVDPERDTKEVLSQYVPAFDSRFLGLYGTPEQLAEIAGRYKIIYQKQVSGSGDYTVDHSAGSYLLDKNGKPRVMVSYGAGAGVFVHDLTLLLNE; from the coding sequence ATGTTTAAGGCTCTATGGTGTGTTTTATGTCTGGTTTTTTTGACTTCTTGTTCTAAACCTCAGTTTCAGGGTAGTGATATTAGTGGTAGTACTTTGGGGGGCGAGTTTACTTTAAGTGATCATTCGGGTAAAACGCGCTCTTTAGCCGATTTTAAAGATAAAATCGTCGTGTTGTTTTTTGGATATACTCATTGCCCTGATGTTTGCCCGACCACAATGATTGAATTAAAAAATGCAATGCAGCAATTGGGTAAAAAAGCAGATCAGGTGCAGGTTTTGTTTGTTTCTGTTGATCCGGAGAGAGACACAAAAGAAGTATTAAGTCAGTATGTACCCGCTTTTGATTCAAGGTTTTTAGGTTTATACGGTACGCCGGAACAATTAGCTGAGATCGCTGGCCGTTATAAAATCATTTATCAAAAGCAAGTGAGCGGCAGTGGCGATTACACCGTGGATCATAGTGCTGGCAGTTATTTGCTGGATAAAAACGGCAAGCCGCGTGTAATGGTAAGCTATGGTGCGGGTGCAGGTGTCTTTGTGCATGATTTAACACTTTTGCTTAATGAATAA
- the bioC gene encoding malonyl-ACP O-methyltransferase BioC: MSKSFHTEKAAMRAAFDKAATSYDAAAVLQREVADRMFERLDYIKVNPVMVLDAGCGTGYCAPQLQNLYKEARLIELDLAPGMLQVARAKEGGGIKKLWASLRGQGAAYLCADIESLPLADESVDVIWSSLTLQWCNEPDAAFAEFTRVLKPGGLLMFSTLGPDTLKELRASFAAVDDKEHVNRFIDMHDLGDALVKNGLSTPVMDMEYLTMTYDSAKAIMQDLKDIGAHNVAEGRSRGMLGKAAWQKIVAKYETFRRDGLLPCTYEVVYGHAWKPLTQPAKKNADGSQIIEFRPRQA; this comes from the coding sequence ATGAGTAAATCCTTTCATACCGAAAAAGCGGCCATGCGGGCCGCTTTTGATAAAGCAGCAACAAGCTACGATGCCGCCGCTGTTTTACAGCGCGAAGTAGCGGACCGTATGTTTGAGCGTTTGGATTACATCAAGGTTAATCCCGTGATGGTATTAGATGCAGGCTGCGGTACGGGCTATTGTGCGCCGCAATTGCAAAATCTGTATAAAGAAGCCCGGCTGATCGAGCTGGATTTAGCGCCGGGCATGTTGCAAGTGGCCAGAGCCAAAGAGGGTGGTGGCATTAAAAAGCTCTGGGCCAGCTTGCGTGGCCAGGGCGCGGCTTATCTGTGTGCAGATATTGAATCGCTGCCGCTTGCGGATGAATCGGTTGATGTGATTTGGTCCAGCCTGACCCTGCAATGGTGTAATGAGCCGGATGCCGCATTCGCAGAATTCACCCGCGTTTTAAAGCCCGGTGGCTTGCTGATGTTTTCTACCCTTGGCCCGGATACGCTGAAAGAGCTGCGCGCATCTTTTGCTGCGGTGGATGATAAAGAGCATGTGAACCGCTTTATCGATATGCACGATCTGGGCGATGCTTTGGTTAAAAATGGCCTGAGCACGCCTGTGATGGATATGGAATACCTCACCATGACTTACGATAGTGCCAAGGCCATCATGCAGGATTTAAAAGATATCGGCGCACATAATGTGGCAGAAGGGCGCTCACGGGGCATGTTGGGCAAAGCAGCATGGCAAAAGATTGTGGCGAAATACGAGACATTCAGGCGAGATGGTCTGTTGCCGTGTACCTACGAAGTGGTTTACGGTCATGCATGGAAGCCGCTAACTCAGCCTGCCAAAAAGAATGCAGATGGCAGCCAGATTATTGAATTCAGGCCAAGGCAAGCATGA
- the prmA gene encoding 50S ribosomal protein L11 methyltransferase, whose translation MPWQELRITTESSQAERFSDALFDLGALSVSVEDAAAGTDAEKPIFGEPGEPVDQMWENSVVLALFDEDIDTSLIVTAASNTLKLAIPPYDVVRVEEQDWVRLTQSQFNPIPISDRLWITPTWHECPDAGAISIQLDPGLAFGTGSHPTTRLCLKWLDSNLAGGEKLLDYGCGSGILAIAGIKLGAASAAGVDIDPQAMTASRQNAEQNAVEVAFYLPDAEPVDSYDVVIANILTNPLKALAPMLAAKVKINGRIALSGILAEQADDVIAIYSQWFAMNTPQTEDGWVCLSGIRK comes from the coding sequence ATGCCCTGGCAAGAACTACGCATCACCACTGAATCATCCCAAGCAGAACGCTTTTCCGACGCACTTTTTGATCTGGGCGCTTTGTCCGTGAGTGTTGAAGATGCAGCTGCGGGCACAGATGCAGAAAAACCCATCTTTGGTGAGCCAGGCGAGCCCGTCGATCAGATGTGGGAAAACAGCGTGGTCCTCGCACTTTTTGATGAAGATATCGACACCAGCCTGATTGTCACCGCAGCCAGTAATACGCTGAAACTAGCCATCCCACCTTACGATGTGGTGCGTGTGGAAGAACAAGACTGGGTACGCCTCACCCAATCACAATTTAACCCCATTCCTATTTCTGATCGCCTCTGGATCACCCCAACCTGGCATGAATGTCCTGATGCTGGTGCGATCAGCATTCAGCTTGACCCGGGCCTAGCTTTTGGTACGGGCAGCCACCCAACGACGCGTCTTTGCCTGAAATGGCTGGACAGCAATCTGGCAGGCGGCGAGAAATTGCTCGATTACGGCTGTGGATCGGGGATTTTAGCGATTGCCGGGATTAAGCTTGGTGCTGCCTCGGCTGCTGGTGTGGATATTGACCCACAAGCCATGACCGCATCACGACAAAACGCAGAACAAAATGCAGTTGAAGTCGCCTTTTACCTTCCAGATGCAGAGCCGGTTGACAGCTACGATGTCGTGATTGCCAATATTCTAACTAATCCGCTCAAGGCCTTAGCGCCAATGCTGGCTGCTAAAGTAAAAATCAATGGTCGCATTGCTTTATCCGGCATTCTGGCCGAGCAGGCTGACGATGTGATCGCAATTTACAGCCAATGGTTTGCCATGAACACGCCGCAAACCGAAGACGGCTGGGTCTGCTTATCAGGTATTCGTAAATAA